A genomic segment from Marmota flaviventris isolate mMarFla1 chromosome 7, mMarFla1.hap1, whole genome shotgun sequence encodes:
- the Plac8 gene encoding placenta-specific gene 8 protein, translated as MQNQPTVIVTQPGFTRAPQNSNWQTGMCDCFSDCGVCLCGTFCFVCLGCQVAADMNECCLCGTTVAMRTLYRTRYGIPGSICDDYMATICCPVCSLCQIKRDINRRRAMNAF; from the exons ATGCAAAATCAGCCCACAGTCATTGTGACTCAACCTGGATTTACTCGTGCGCCCCAAAACTCCAACTGGCAGACGGGCATGTGTGATTGCTTCAGTGACTGTGGAGTCT GTCTCTGTGGCACATTTTGTTTCGTGTGCCTCGGGTGTCAAGTTGCAGCTGACATGAATGAATGCTGTCTTTGTGGAACAACTGTCGCAATGAGGACTCTCTACCGAACCCGATATGGCATCCCT GGATCTATTTGTGATGACTACATGGCCACTATCTGCTGCcctgtttgttccctttgccaaaTCAAGAGAGATATCAACAGGAGGAGAGCCATGAATGCTTTCTAA